In Ascochyta rabiei chromosome 2, complete sequence, one genomic interval encodes:
- a CDS encoding Glucan endo-1,3-alpha-glucosidase agn1, translating to MRNVMISAICIGLLACYAEANAVFAHFMVGNTAHYTQGTWETEMSLAQGSRIDAFALNVAAAESMNEDQIGFAFKAAQARGFKLLFSFDCAGGREGGWTPAEVLALLRTYGTQGASSTTTCL from the exons ATGAGAAACGTAATGATCTCAGCGATCTGCATTGGGTTGCTGGCATGCTACGCCGAAGCCAACGCCGTCTTTGCCCATTTCATG GTTGGTAACACTGCACACTATACCCAGGGCACCTGGGAAACCGAAATGAGCCTTGCCCAGGGCTCCCGCATCGATGCATTTGCGCTCAACGTCGCGGCAGCAGAGTCTATGAACGAGGACCAGATTGGTTTTGCCTTCAAGGCAGCACAGGCTCGAGGGTTCAAGTTGCTGTTTTCCTTCGACTGTGCCGGTGGTAGGGAGGGTGGGTGGACGCCAGCGGAGGTGCTTGCCCTTCTTCGCACCTACGGCACTCAAGGCGCATCAAGCACAACAACTTGCCTCTAG
- a CDS encoding Glucan endo-1,3-alpha-glucosidase agn1 yields the protein MMPVSPWFYTNLPGFDKNWLWRGEALWYERWVQALHVQPEWIQISSWNDYGESHYIAHIRGDASLIALDAKYGQAPFNYVRGIEHGAWRAFLPYLIEFYRSGTASVSQEGLTVWYRLQPRPAGCNDGGTTSFTATRMQPEGPWYTNLTDGVFFAALLGSTATIE from the coding sequence ATGATGCCCGTCTCACCCTGGTTCTACACCAACCTCCCCGGCTTCGACAAGAACTGGCTGTGGCGCGGCGAGGCATTGTGGTACGAACGCTGGGTACAAGCGCTGCACGTCCAACCCGAATGGATCCAAATCAGCTCCTGGAACGACTACGGAGAGTCGCATTATATTGCACACATCCGTGGTGATGCCTCGCTCATCGCACTTGACGCTAAGTACGGCCAGGCTCCATTCAACTATGTCAGGGGTATCGAGCATGGTGCTTGGCGGGCATTCCTTCCGTACCTGATCGAATTCTACAGGTCTGGCACAGCCAGCGTCTCCCAGGAGGGCCTCACTGTCTGGTATCGACTACAACCCCGACCCGCTGGGTGCAACGACGGCGGCACAACGTCTTTCACCGCCACCCGTATGCAGCCAGAGGGTCCGTGGTATACCAACTTGACTGACGGAGTCTTCTTTGCCGCCCTACTCGGCTCCACAGCGACGATCGAGTGA
- a CDS encoding fimbrin: MNIIKLQRKYPQFGQGEIFGLQDAFRKLDVDDKGYLDEATVIKATQQTEHQPYDVVRQALKEVELDSSRRVELDDYVDLISKLRQSSPAQQRMSTGPTRPRAVSGAAGSAPSTPKHASKPSIGGGGGGRIQVQGSSANVTHTINEDERTEFTRHINAVLAGDPDIGDRLPFPTDTFEMFDQCKDGLVLSKLINDSVPDTIDERVLNKPGRKIKSLNNFHFTENNNIVIESAKGIGCSVVNIGSGDIIEVREHLILGLIWQIIRRGLLGKIDIKLHPELYRLLEDDETLEQFLRLPPEQILLRWFNYHLKNAKWHRTVTNFSTDVKDGENYTVLLNQLAPDTCSRSPLQQNDLLQRAEMVLQNADALDCRKFLTPTSLVAGNPKLNLAFVANLFNTHPCLDPITEEEKAEIEDFDAEGEREARVFTLWLNSLDVKPVVQSFFEDLKDGTVLLQAYDKVIPGSVNWRHVNKPREGQELMRFKALENTNYAVELGKSVQFSLPGIQGADITDGQRTLTLGLVWQLMRKDIVSTLKGLAQKLGKREISDPDMIKWANDMARKGGQGSQIRSFKDSSLSNAKFLLDVLAGMKPAYVDYDLVTPGRNDEESYQNAKLAISIARKMGATIWLVPEDIVAVQSRLITTFIGSLMHTYEKTGGQ; encoded by the exons ATGAACATCATCAAGCTGCAAAG AAAATACCCCCAGTTCGGACAGGGCGAGATCTTTGGCTTGCAGGATGCCTTCCGCAAGCTCGATGTCGACGACAAGGGCTACCTAGACGAGGCCACCGTCATCAAGGCGACCCAGCAGACGGAACACCAGCCGTACGATGTAGTGCGCCAGGCGCTGAAGGAGGTCGAGCTCGACAGTTCGCGGCGAGTCGAGCTGGACGACTACGTCGACCTCATCTCCAAGCTGCGCCAGTCGTCGCCCGCGCAGCAGCGCATGAGCACGGGGCCAACGCGCCCACGCGCTGTTTCCGGCGCTGCCGGCAGCGCACCCTCGACGCCAAAGCATGCCTCGAAGCCTAGcattggcggcggcggcggcggcaggaTTCAGGTGCAGGGCTCTTCCGCCAACGTCACCCACACCATCAACGAAGACGAGCGAACCGAGTTCACCCGCCACATCAATGCCGTCCTCGCCGGCGACCCAGACATTGGCGACCGCCTGCCCTTCCCCACCGACACCTTCGAGATGTTCGATCAGTGCAAGGACGGGCTCGTGCTGTCCAAGCTGATCAACGACAGCGTGCCGGACACCATCGATGAGCGTGTTCTGAACAAGCCGGGCCGGAAGATCAAGTCGCTGAACAACTTCCACTTCACCGAGAACAACAACATCGTGATTGAGTCGGCCAAGGGTATCGGGTGTTCAGTCGTCAACATTGGGTCCGGAGACATTATCGAGGTGCGCGAGCATCTGATTCTGGGTCTGATCTGGCAGATCATCAGGAGAGGTCTGCTCGGCAAGATCGACATCAAGCTGCACCCCGAGCTGTACAGGCTGTTGGAGGACGATGAGACTCTCGAGCAGTTCCTGCGCCTGCCCCCGGAGCAGATCCTGCTGCGATGGTTCAACTACCACCTGAAGAACGCCAAGTGGCACAGAAC CGTGACCAACTTCTCCACAGACGTCAAGGATGGCGAGAACTACACTGTGCTGCTTAACCAATTAGCGCCTGACACTTGCTCCCGCTCCCCGCTGCAACAAAACGACCTGCTGCAGCGCGCGGAGATGGTCCTCCAGAACGCCGATGCTCTCGACTGCCGCAAGTTCCTGACACCGACGTCACTCGTTGCTGGAAACCCGAAGCTCAACCTCGCCTTTGTCGCCAACCTGTTCAACACACATCCTTGCCTGGACCCCATCACAGAGGAAGAGAAGGCTGAGATTGAGGATTTTGATGCTGAAGGCGAGCGTGAGGCTCGTGTATTCACCCTATGGCTCAATTCTCTGGACGTTAAGCCGGTCGTGCAATCTTTCTTCGAAGACCTCAAGGACGGCACCGTTCTCTTGCAGGCATACGACAAGGTCATTCCAGGCAGCGTGAACTGGCGCCACGTCAACAAGCCACGGGAAGGACAGGAACTGATGCGATTCAAGGCTCTGGAGAACACCAACTACGCAGTGGAGCTTGGAAAGTCTGTTCAATTCTCCCTTCCTGGTATCCAGGGTGCCGACATCACCGACGGCCAGCGCACACTGACCCTCGGCCTGGTCTGGCAATTGATGCGCAAGGACATTGTCTCTACGCTCAAGGGTCTTGCTCAGAAGCTCGGCAAGCGCGAAATTTCCGATCCAGACATGATCAAGTGGGCAAACGACATGGCCCGCAAGGGTGGTCAGGGCTCGCAGATCCGCTCGTTCAAGGATTCGTCGCTGTCCAACGCCAAGTTCCTCCTCGATGTTCTTGCTGGCATGAAGCCTGCTTACGTCGACTACGATCTCGTCACGCCCGGACGCAACGACGAAGAGAGCTATCAGAACGCCAAGCTGGCTATCAGTATCGCAAGAAAGATGGGCGCTACCATCTGGCTAGTGCCCGAGGACATCGTCGCAGTGCAGAGCCGTCTGATCACCACGTTCATTGGCAGCTTGATGCACACGTACGAAAAGACGGGCGGCCAGTAA